A single window of Myxocyprinus asiaticus isolate MX2 ecotype Aquarium Trade chromosome 34, UBuf_Myxa_2, whole genome shotgun sequence DNA harbors:
- the LOC127424886 gene encoding protein QNR-71-like isoform X1 — MVHLDILFVLAWALLVPITSSKKTYGDMFPHKHKFPFPFPIPGWHPDTNPWNENLYPPFKQELTHRHDKPPRVRLTSDSPAMNGSCISFTAALEFPPCQKLDANGNLLYDEHCDDGMVEASANGQVRSEYVLNWTSWLDDYGFGKCTNLKTCNVFPDEKPFPQTSDWKRRGYVYVWHTMGQYFETCDGSSSHLTLNTTNMTFGAGVMEVMVYRKRERRKYSPISADSTVFFITDKIPLSVNISQKEAANITDKNVFVRGSDVIFKVHIHDPSNYLKTADAVDFIWDFRDGNHLVTHSNVATHAYNMLGKVSVKLLVEAAFRIPCPPPTPTPKYFTQVHTTAIPTIPPVTQVITSKMESTKAKIVTNPSLTTTPRDPTSAVPTTEPFQTDAEVTSSITVTPIPETSSAFDQPTSPPMIKHRHFKESDCFRYMYGSFKDEIIIVEPPPTLYNPPPNQILKVSAAKVTNTSVNFVVTCLGSVPSMACTIVSDSTCREIQNIICEDVAPIGKGCKIGLKRRFQTPGTYCINITLGVPGGLALATTTSVTIGNSANKNTPKSSHITKVVLSSSAVLISIFAFIACMVYKRHKVYRPVRRFMLDVERNPGVGSLSKLRAALFPANEERSRLLTERPL; from the exons ATGGtgcatttggacattttatttgtgcTGGCCTGGGCATTACTCGTTCCTATAACGAGCAGCAAAAAAA CTTATGGTGACATGTTTCCTCACAAACACAAGTTCCCATTTCCATTTCCAATCCCTGGGTGGCACCCGGACACTAACCCTTGGAACGAAAATCTATATCCTCCATTCAAACAAGAGCTGACGCACAGACATG ATAAACCTCCGAGGGTGCGCCTCACGAGCGACAGTCCTGCAATGAACGGCTCGTGCATCTCATTCACTGCAGCACTGGAGTTCCCGCCATGCCAGAAATTGGACGCCAATGGCAACCTGTTGTATGACGAGCACTGTGACGACGGTATGGTGGAGGCCTCAG CCAATGGACAGGTGCGTTCAGAGTATGTGCTTAACTGGACATCTTGGTTGGATGACTATGGCTTTGGCAAGTGTACAAATCTGAAAACGTGCAATGTTTTCCCTGATGAAAAGCCTTTTCCCCAGACCAGTGACTGGAAACGTAGAGGTTATGTCTATGTGTGGCACACCATGG GCCAGTATTTTGAGACATGTGATGGCTCCTCGTCCCATCTCACTCTGAACACCACCAACATGACGTTTGGAGCTGGCGTGATGGAGGTGATGGTGTATCGTAAACGCGAGCGCAGAAAGTATAGCCCAATTTCTGCAGACAGTACTGTGTTCTTCATTACAG ATAAGATTCCGCTCTCTGTGAATATTTCCCAGAAGGAAGCAGCCAACATAActgacaaaaatgtctttgtcagAGGGTCTGATGTAATATTCAAAGTACATATCCACGACCCCAGTAACTACCTAAAGACAGCCGATGCGGTAGACTTTATTTGGGACTTTCGGGATGGCAACCACTTGGTCACCCACAGCAATGTGGCTACCCATGCATACAACATGCTTGGAAAAGTTTCTGTCAAGCTCTTGGTAGAGGCAGCGTTCCGCATTCCCTGCCCACCACCAACTCCTACACCAAAGTACTTTACACAGGTTCATACCACAG CAATACCTACAATACCACCTGTCACCCAGGTTATTACTAGCAAAATGGAGTCCACCAAGG CTAAGATCGTCACCAATCCTTCGCTAACTACCACCCCCCGTGATCCCACAAGTGCCGTCCCAACAACAGAACCATTCCAAACAGACGCAGAGGTGACCTCTAGCATTACAGTAACTCCCATACCTGAGACCAGCTCAGCCTTTGACCAGCCCACCTCACCACCCATGATCAAACACAGACACTTCAAGGAGTCAGACTGTTTCCGCTACATGTATGGCTCCTTTAAAGACGAGATCATCATCGTTG AACCTCCTCCAACTCTGTACAATCCGCCACCCAATCAGATTTTAAAGGTGTCAGCAGCTAAAGTGACCAACACATCTGTGAACTTTGTTGTGACATGCTTGGGCAG TGTTCCCTCAATGGCCTGTACTATAGTGTCCGACTCCACCTGTCGGGAGATCCAGAACATAATCTGTGAGGATGTGGCCCCTATAGGCAAAGGTTGCAAGATTGGTTTGAAACGCAGATTCCAAACGCCAGGCACCTACTGCATCAACATCACACTGGGAGTGCCCGGCGGCTTGGCTCTTGCCACAACCACATCTGTAACAATTGGCAACAGCGCAAACAAGA ACACCCCTAAATCCTCCCATATTACCAAGGTTGTTTTATCCTCCAGTGCTGTGCTTATTTCCATCTTTGCTTTCATTGCCTGCATGGTGTACAA GAGACATAAGGTGTATCGTCCAGTGAGACGCTTTATGCTTGATGTTGAGAGAAATCCTGGGGTTGGAAGTTTAAGCAAACTAAGAGCAGCACTGTTCCCAGCCAATGAGGAGAGAAGCCGTTTATTGACAGAGAGGCCATTATAG
- the LOC127424886 gene encoding protein QNR-71-like isoform X2, translated as MVHLDILFVLAWALLVPITSSKKTYGDMFPHKHKFPFPFPIPGWHPDTNPWNENLYPPFKQELTHRHDKPPRVRLTSDSPAMNGSCISFTAALEFPPCQKLDANGNLLYDEHCDDANGQVRSEYVLNWTSWLDDYGFGKCTNLKTCNVFPDEKPFPQTSDWKRRGYVYVWHTMGQYFETCDGSSSHLTLNTTNMTFGAGVMEVMVYRKRERRKYSPISADSTVFFITDKIPLSVNISQKEAANITDKNVFVRGSDVIFKVHIHDPSNYLKTADAVDFIWDFRDGNHLVTHSNVATHAYNMLGKVSVKLLVEAAFRIPCPPPTPTPKYFTQVHTTAIPTIPPVTQVITSKMESTKAKIVTNPSLTTTPRDPTSAVPTTEPFQTDAEVTSSITVTPIPETSSAFDQPTSPPMIKHRHFKESDCFRYMYGSFKDEIIIVEPPPTLYNPPPNQILKVSAAKVTNTSVNFVVTCLGSVPSMACTIVSDSTCREIQNIICEDVAPIGKGCKIGLKRRFQTPGTYCINITLGVPGGLALATTTSVTIGNSANKNTPKSSHITKVVLSSSAVLISIFAFIACMVYKRHKVYRPVRRFMLDVERNPGVGSLSKLRAALFPANEERSRLLTERPL; from the exons ATGGtgcatttggacattttatttgtgcTGGCCTGGGCATTACTCGTTCCTATAACGAGCAGCAAAAAAA CTTATGGTGACATGTTTCCTCACAAACACAAGTTCCCATTTCCATTTCCAATCCCTGGGTGGCACCCGGACACTAACCCTTGGAACGAAAATCTATATCCTCCATTCAAACAAGAGCTGACGCACAGACATG ATAAACCTCCGAGGGTGCGCCTCACGAGCGACAGTCCTGCAATGAACGGCTCGTGCATCTCATTCACTGCAGCACTGGAGTTCCCGCCATGCCAGAAATTGGACGCCAATGGCAACCTGTTGTATGACGAGCACTGTGACGACG CCAATGGACAGGTGCGTTCAGAGTATGTGCTTAACTGGACATCTTGGTTGGATGACTATGGCTTTGGCAAGTGTACAAATCTGAAAACGTGCAATGTTTTCCCTGATGAAAAGCCTTTTCCCCAGACCAGTGACTGGAAACGTAGAGGTTATGTCTATGTGTGGCACACCATGG GCCAGTATTTTGAGACATGTGATGGCTCCTCGTCCCATCTCACTCTGAACACCACCAACATGACGTTTGGAGCTGGCGTGATGGAGGTGATGGTGTATCGTAAACGCGAGCGCAGAAAGTATAGCCCAATTTCTGCAGACAGTACTGTGTTCTTCATTACAG ATAAGATTCCGCTCTCTGTGAATATTTCCCAGAAGGAAGCAGCCAACATAActgacaaaaatgtctttgtcagAGGGTCTGATGTAATATTCAAAGTACATATCCACGACCCCAGTAACTACCTAAAGACAGCCGATGCGGTAGACTTTATTTGGGACTTTCGGGATGGCAACCACTTGGTCACCCACAGCAATGTGGCTACCCATGCATACAACATGCTTGGAAAAGTTTCTGTCAAGCTCTTGGTAGAGGCAGCGTTCCGCATTCCCTGCCCACCACCAACTCCTACACCAAAGTACTTTACACAGGTTCATACCACAG CAATACCTACAATACCACCTGTCACCCAGGTTATTACTAGCAAAATGGAGTCCACCAAGG CTAAGATCGTCACCAATCCTTCGCTAACTACCACCCCCCGTGATCCCACAAGTGCCGTCCCAACAACAGAACCATTCCAAACAGACGCAGAGGTGACCTCTAGCATTACAGTAACTCCCATACCTGAGACCAGCTCAGCCTTTGACCAGCCCACCTCACCACCCATGATCAAACACAGACACTTCAAGGAGTCAGACTGTTTCCGCTACATGTATGGCTCCTTTAAAGACGAGATCATCATCGTTG AACCTCCTCCAACTCTGTACAATCCGCCACCCAATCAGATTTTAAAGGTGTCAGCAGCTAAAGTGACCAACACATCTGTGAACTTTGTTGTGACATGCTTGGGCAG TGTTCCCTCAATGGCCTGTACTATAGTGTCCGACTCCACCTGTCGGGAGATCCAGAACATAATCTGTGAGGATGTGGCCCCTATAGGCAAAGGTTGCAAGATTGGTTTGAAACGCAGATTCCAAACGCCAGGCACCTACTGCATCAACATCACACTGGGAGTGCCCGGCGGCTTGGCTCTTGCCACAACCACATCTGTAACAATTGGCAACAGCGCAAACAAGA ACACCCCTAAATCCTCCCATATTACCAAGGTTGTTTTATCCTCCAGTGCTGTGCTTATTTCCATCTTTGCTTTCATTGCCTGCATGGTGTACAA GAGACATAAGGTGTATCGTCCAGTGAGACGCTTTATGCTTGATGTTGAGAGAAATCCTGGGGTTGGAAGTTTAAGCAAACTAAGAGCAGCACTGTTCCCAGCCAATGAGGAGAGAAGCCGTTTATTGACAGAGAGGCCATTATAG
- the LOC127424888 gene encoding oxidoreductase NAD-binding domain-containing protein 1-like isoform X1: protein MGFDRVIRPSYPIMSIPCFVKTVTRSFTGGSGLFRPTVLCSCKDTVTRKMSSRRQTDHLKRTASVYRQMELFSARVCGIMNESETVKRLRLEVPHPDFSFHAGQWVDFFIPGVDTVGGFSICSSPGLLQREGVIELAVKYTHHPPAHWIHTRCSVDSEVAVRVGGNFFFDPQPSDPVVDLLLVAGGVGINPLYSILLHAADLHRHSHDHGYKPGHTHLCYSAKNTKELLFKNTIIDICRELPDKLSCEFHVTQQSADIEDELQPYTISGRISEEVLQRHVDPERTLCYLCGPPPMIEKLNADLQRFGLSKDKILFEKWW, encoded by the exons ATGG GTTTTGATAGAGTGATCAGACCGTCATATCCGATCATGAGTATCCCGTGTTTTGTAAAAACAGTGACCAGAAGTTTCACCGGTGGATCAGGACTGTTCAGGCCCACTGTATTGTGTTCATGTAAAGACACGGTCACACG GAAAATGTCATCCAGGAGACAGACTGACCATCTGAAGAGAACCGCTAGTGTTTACAGGCAAATG GAACTTTTCTCTGCACGAGTTTGTGGCATTATGAATGAATCTGAAACAGTAAAGAGACTGAGACTGGAGGTGCCACATCCTGACTTCAGCTTCCATGCCGGACAGTG GGTTGATTTCTTCATCCCAGGTGTGGATACAGTGGGTGGCTTCTCCATTTGCTCCAGTCCTGGCCTGCTGCAGAGAGAGGGAGTGATTGAGCTGGCAGTCAAATACACGCATCATCCTCCTGCGCACTGGATTCACACCAGA TGCTCTGTGGACTCTGAAGTAGCTGTGAGGGTTGGGGGTAATTTCTTTTTTGACCCTCAACCTTCTGACCCTGTGGTTGACCTGTTACTGGTTGCTGGTGGTGTTGGCATCAACCCTCTGTACTCAATCCTGCTGCATGCAGCTGACTTGCACAGACACTCACATGATCATGGGTACAAGCCAGGGCACACACATCTCTGCTACAGTGCCAAGAACACTAAGGAGCTGCTCTTCAAG AACACCATTATTGACATCTGCCGTGAGCTTCCAGATAAATTGTCCTGCGAATTCCATGTTACTCAGCAAAGTGCTGACATAGAGGATGAACTTCAGCCTTACACTATCA GTGGAAGGATATCAGAAGAGGTGCTACAGCGTCATGTAGACCCTGAGCGTACACTTTGTTATCTTTGTGGGCCTCCTCCTATGATAGAGAAATTGAATGCAGACCTGCAGAGGTTTGGCCTATCAAAGGACAAAATCCTTTTTGAGAAATGGTGGTAG
- the LOC127424888 gene encoding oxidoreductase NAD-binding domain-containing protein 1-like isoform X2, producing MSIPCFVKTVTRSFTGGSGLFRPTVLCSCKDTVTRKMSSRRQTDHLKRTASVYRQMELFSARVCGIMNESETVKRLRLEVPHPDFSFHAGQWVDFFIPGVDTVGGFSICSSPGLLQREGVIELAVKYTHHPPAHWIHTRCSVDSEVAVRVGGNFFFDPQPSDPVVDLLLVAGGVGINPLYSILLHAADLHRHSHDHGYKPGHTHLCYSAKNTKELLFKNTIIDICRELPDKLSCEFHVTQQSADIEDELQPYTISGRISEEVLQRHVDPERTLCYLCGPPPMIEKLNADLQRFGLSKDKILFEKWW from the exons ATGAGTATCCCGTGTTTTGTAAAAACAGTGACCAGAAGTTTCACCGGTGGATCAGGACTGTTCAGGCCCACTGTATTGTGTTCATGTAAAGACACGGTCACACG GAAAATGTCATCCAGGAGACAGACTGACCATCTGAAGAGAACCGCTAGTGTTTACAGGCAAATG GAACTTTTCTCTGCACGAGTTTGTGGCATTATGAATGAATCTGAAACAGTAAAGAGACTGAGACTGGAGGTGCCACATCCTGACTTCAGCTTCCATGCCGGACAGTG GGTTGATTTCTTCATCCCAGGTGTGGATACAGTGGGTGGCTTCTCCATTTGCTCCAGTCCTGGCCTGCTGCAGAGAGAGGGAGTGATTGAGCTGGCAGTCAAATACACGCATCATCCTCCTGCGCACTGGATTCACACCAGA TGCTCTGTGGACTCTGAAGTAGCTGTGAGGGTTGGGGGTAATTTCTTTTTTGACCCTCAACCTTCTGACCCTGTGGTTGACCTGTTACTGGTTGCTGGTGGTGTTGGCATCAACCCTCTGTACTCAATCCTGCTGCATGCAGCTGACTTGCACAGACACTCACATGATCATGGGTACAAGCCAGGGCACACACATCTCTGCTACAGTGCCAAGAACACTAAGGAGCTGCTCTTCAAG AACACCATTATTGACATCTGCCGTGAGCTTCCAGATAAATTGTCCTGCGAATTCCATGTTACTCAGCAAAGTGCTGACATAGAGGATGAACTTCAGCCTTACACTATCA GTGGAAGGATATCAGAAGAGGTGCTACAGCGTCATGTAGACCCTGAGCGTACACTTTGTTATCTTTGTGGGCCTCCTCCTATGATAGAGAAATTGAATGCAGACCTGCAGAGGTTTGGCCTATCAAAGGACAAAATCCTTTTTGAGAAATGGTGGTAG
- the LOC127424887 gene encoding raftlin-like: MGCKLPKPRGSEEAPGKIYSTLRRAQVETLSGVAYTYHYLDFLLGKEEVAVSSLLCLTSVRELPVQMCELYQKGFVLAAVHPFLHSGGPASANLQKQLHRAVLIRETHSGSDSGLLNLAGLHLATDMCYLGHQEPDSDVIQGYVKKVQDLADQGDLFVGFLRQPGVGPCFLWHWEPEELSSLHSSLCSVHHNSRPPTLSPASEKSQHNKDSANGDHQNQNINPDLQNQRQQTKTFLNQSTESSQCWNHQNPFTDNHKFPEHQYLNEEQECTQEQLRESTLMSCTSEPHQTPSARIQAVLPSCDLEDNQKLDHREQVRSQDKPSKRVGPAQMLNRVQVFALYHHTMVLSGSPKFFSLRVPLQVHREAGLVSSVDSHWLDHMSQHFRSGAQLIDGYFNLGDDTASSSIVESVFIFQSAPGDVSATTAYDAIVVEQWTVIDGVAVKTDYIPLLQSLAPYGWKLMCVLPTPIVKAKSDGSLATKQILFLQRPILPRKKRDMTKLYIRGQNKRNLNSKRTPEREISPLATIEREMERLERERSLARQHERIKKNNGQNLSKSPERRNQPGKTQDVHSQKINITNTKRDGIKCSNFNNQKLKGGITCDKIGKDVRPGVTERALFSGVC; this comes from the exons aggTGGCAGTGTCTTCACTACTGTGTCTGACATCAGTGAGAGAGCTTCCTGTGCAGATGTGCGAGTTGTATCAGAAGGGATTCGTACTGGCTGCTGTCCATCCTTTCCTTCACTCTGGTGGACCTGCTAGTGCTAACCTACAGAAGCAGTTACATCGAGCTGTGCTCATTAGAGAAACACACAG TGGTTCCGACAGTGGTCTGCTGAACCTGGCGGGACTTCATCTCGCGACAGACATGTGCTACCTAGGTCACCAGGAACCTGACTCAGATGTTATACAGGGCTATGTGAAAAAG GTGCAGGACTTGGCTGATCAGGGTGATCTTTTTGTGGGGTTTTTGCGACAGCCCGGTGTTGGTCCATGTTTCCTTTGGCACTGGGAACCAGAGGAGCTTTCCTCCCTTCATTCCAGCCTCTGTTCTGTGCATCACAACAGCAGACCTCCAACTCTCAGCCCAGCTAGTGAGAAGAGCCAACACAATAAGGACAGTGCAAATGGAGATCATCAAAACCAGAACATTAATCCAGATTTACAAAACCAGAGGCAGCAAACCAAAACCTTTCTGAACCAAAGCACAGAGAGCAGCCAGTGTTGGAATCATCAGAATCCTTTCACCGATAACCATAAGTTTCCAGAACATCAATATCTTAATGAAGAACAAGAATGCACCCAAGAGCAGTTGCGTGAGTCTACATTAATGTCTTGCACATCAGAGCCACATCAGACCCCGAGTGCTAGAATCCAGGCTGTACTTCCCAGCTGTGATCTGGAAGACAACCAGAAGCTAGACCACAGAGAGCAGGTCAGAAGTCAAGACAAACCCAGCAAGCGTGTTGGACCTGCACAGATGTTGAATC gTGTTCAGGTCTTCGCTCTGTACCACCACACAATGGTTCTTTCAGGATCACCCAAGTTCTTTTCTCTGAGGGTTCCACTGCAGGTGCACAGGGAGGCGGGGCTTGTTAGCTCGGTGGACTCACATTGGCTGGATCACATGAGCCAGCACTTCAGAAGTGGTGCACAACTCATTGATGGTTACTTTAACCTTGGAGATGACACAG CATCTTCTTCCATAGTGGAGAGTGTTTTTATCTTCCAAAGTGCCCCTGGAGATGTCTCGGCAACAACAGCGTATGATGCCATTGTGGTTGAGCAATGGACTGTGATTGAT GGTGTTGCTGTGAAGACAGACTACATCCCACTGCTTCAATCTCTGGCTCCATATGGCTGGAAACTAATGTGTGTGCTACCCACTCCTATTGTCAAAGCTAAAAG TGACGGAAGTCTGGCCACAAAACAGATCCTCTTCCTCCAGAGACCCATTCTGCCCCGCAAGAAGAGAGACATGACG aAACTGTACATCAGAGGTCAAAACAAAAGGAACTTAAATAGTAAGAGGACACCAGAGAGGGAAATATCTCCACTAGCAACAATCGAGAGGGAAATGGAAAGGTTGGAGAGAGAAAGAAGTCTGGCGAGGCAACATGAgagaataaaaaagaataatggGCAGAATTTGTCAAAAAGCCCAGAGAGGAGAAATCAGCCGGGTAAAACGCAGGACGTCCATTCGCAGAAGATTAATAtcacaaacacaaaaagagatggaaTCAAGTGTTCAAATTTCAACAATCAAAAATTAAAAGGTGGGATTACGTGTGATAAAATAGGGAAGGATGTGAGACCTGGGGTGACCGAGAGAGCACTATTCTCTGGAGTGTGCTGA